The proteins below come from a single Argentina anserina chromosome 1, drPotAnse1.1, whole genome shotgun sequence genomic window:
- the LOC126800599 gene encoding cold-shock protein CS120-like yields the protein MAHKQSENGKDKTTDESGNMTSRTEDPDDGKENLPGGNSDHKGTTNTPPINTKARENKEMKETIKEKLPGGKTDHSGITNTPVIDTSAYEKKGMEEKIEGKLPGPGGHSDGHSATTNTPIYINAYENDGGDQRVVKLPSHH from the exons ATGGCGCACAAACAGAGCGAGAACGGCAAAGACAAGACCACCGACGAGTCAGGAAATATGACCAGCCGGACTGAAGACCCG GATGATGGGAAGGAGAACCTACCAGGAGGCAATAGTGACCATAAAGGCACTACTAATACGCCGCCAATCAATACCAAAGCCCGTGAGAACAAGGAAATGAAGGAGACGATCAAGGAGAAGCTGCCAGGAGGCAAAACTGATCATAGCGGCATAACTAATACGCCAGTAATTGATACCAGTGCCTATGAGAAGAAGGGAATGGAGGAGAAGATCGAGGGAAAGCTGCCAGGACCAGGAGGCCACAGTGACGGCCATAGCGCCACTACTAATACTCCAATTTATATCAATGCCTATGAGAATGATGGTGGAGATCAAAGAGTAGTGAAGCTTCCCAGCCACCACTAA
- the LOC126800022 gene encoding desiccation-related protein clone PCC6-19-like isoform X2: MAQYQGIHPTGSVTEDYGNPVGRKDEYGNPIHHGVTGATTGHGVHDTTHVTGTGYGTQGTGTAPTGFGGKAPGGHGVITRSGSGSSSSSSEDDGCGGRRKKGLKDKIKKKLPGGTHKTDDPYGTTPNTGGQHPEPGMMDKIKQKIPAGGHKEDPYSTTHNTTTTPGYGVAGEHHEKPGMMGKVQEKLPGGHKEDPYSTTHNTTTTPGYGVAGEHHEKPGMMGKVQEKLPGGHKEDPYNTTHTTTTAAPAYGTTATGEHQEKGIMDKIKEKLPGGHSTTR; the protein is encoded by the exons ATGGCGCAATACCAGGGCATCCACCCTACCGGGTCTGTCACCGAAGACTACGGCAACCCGGTGGGACGTAAGGACGAGTATGGCAATCCCATTCACCACGGCGTGACCGGAGCAACTACCGGCCATGGCGTTCATGACACCACTCACGTCACCGGAACCGGATATGGTACTCAAGGCACTGGGACTGCACCCACTGGTTTTGGTGGTAAAGCTCCGGGTGGTCACGGCGTCATTACTCGCTCCGGTAGTGGCAGCAGCTCTAGCTCT TCTGAGGATGATGGCTGTGGTggaaggaggaagaagggTTTGAAGGACAAGATCAAGAAGAAGCTTCCAGGTGGTACCCACAAGACCGATGATCCCTACGGCACAACTCCGAACACCGGTGGACAGCACCCGGAGCCGGGCATGATGGACAAAATCAAGCAGAAGATCCCAGCAGGTGGTCACAAGGAGGATCCCTACAGCACTACTCATAACACCACTACTACACCGGGTTACGGCGTCGCGGGGGAGCACCATGAGAAGCCGGGCATGATGGGCAAG GTCCAGGAGAAACTTCCGGGGGGTCACAAGGAGGATCCCTACAGCACTACTCATAACACCACTACTACACCGGGTTACGGCGTCGCGGGGGAGCACCATGAGAAGCCGGGCATGATGGGCAAGGTCCAGGAGAAGCTTCCGGGGGGTCACAAGGAAGATCCTTACAACACTACTCACACCACCACCACTGCTGCACCGGCTTACGGTACAACTGCAACAGGAGAGCACCAGGAGAAAGGGATCATGGACAAGATCAAGGAGAAGCTCCCCGGTGGACACAGCACTACTCGATGA
- the LOC126800022 gene encoding dehydrin Xero 2-like isoform X1 — protein MAQYQGIHPTGSVTEDYGNPVGRKDEYGNPIHHGVTGATTGHGVHDTTHVTGTGYGTQGTGTAPTGFGGKAPGGHGVITRSGSGSSSSSSEDDGCGGRRKKGLKDKIKKKLPGGTHKTDDPYGTTPNTGGQHPEPGMMDKIKQKIPAGGHKEDPYSTTHNTTTTPGYGVAGEHHEKPGMMGKVQEKLPGGHKEDPYSTNNTTTTPGYGVAGEHHEKPGMMGKVQEKLPGGHKEDPYSTTHNTTTTPGYGVAGEHHEKPGMMGKVQEKLPGGHKEDPYNTTHTTTTAAPAYGTTATGEHQEKGIMDKIKEKLPGGHSTTR, from the exons ATGGCGCAATACCAGGGCATCCACCCTACCGGGTCTGTCACCGAAGACTACGGCAACCCGGTGGGACGTAAGGACGAGTATGGCAATCCCATTCACCACGGCGTGACCGGAGCAACTACCGGCCATGGCGTTCATGACACCACTCACGTCACCGGAACCGGATATGGTACTCAAGGCACTGGGACTGCACCCACTGGTTTTGGTGGTAAAGCTCCGGGTGGTCACGGCGTCATTACTCGCTCCGGTAGTGGCAGCAGCTCTAGCTCT TCTGAGGATGATGGCTGTGGTggaaggaggaagaagggTTTGAAGGACAAGATCAAGAAGAAGCTTCCAGGTGGTACCCACAAGACCGATGATCCCTACGGCACAACTCCGAACACCGGTGGACAGCACCCGGAGCCGGGCATGATGGACAAAATCAAGCAGAAGATCCCAGCAGGTGGTCACAAGGAGGATCCCTACAGCACTACTCATAACACCACTACTACACCGGGTTACGGCGTCGCGGGGGAGCACCATGAGAAGCCGGGCATGATGGGCAAGGTCCAGGAGAAGCTTCCGGGGGGTCACAAGGAGGATCCCTACAGCACTAATAACACCACTACTACACCGGGTTACGGCGTCGCGGGGGAGCACCATGAGAAGCCGGGCATGATGGGCAAGGTCCAGGAGAAACTTCCGGGGGGTCACAAGGAGGATCCCTACAGCACTACTCATAACACCACTACTACACCGGGTTACGGCGTCGCGGGGGAGCACCATGAGAAGCCGGGCATGATGGGCAAGGTCCAGGAGAAGCTTCCGGGGGGTCACAAGGAAGATCCTTACAACACTACTCACACCACCACCACTGCTGCACCGGCTTACGGTACAACTGCAACAGGAGAGCACCAGGAGAAAGGGATCATGGACAAGATCAAGGAGAAGCTCCCCGGTGGACACAGCACTACTCGATGA
- the LOC126800123 gene encoding bZIP transcription factor 44-like codes for MATSSGNSSGSSALQITNSGSEREGLHQVIDQRKRKRMMSNRASARRSRMRKQEHLTDLTAQVGLLRKENNQILQSINVTNQLYLNLEAENCVLRAQVAELTNRLLSLNDIVDCIDSTKWLLDNEEDMSDQFGGDEFLNPWNNLCFNQPVDMFMC; via the coding sequence ATGGCCACTTCTAGTGGCAACTCATCTGGCTCCAGCGCGCTTCAGATTACGAACTCCGGCTCTGAACGAGAGGGTCTCCATCAGGTTATAGAccagaggaagaggaagagaatgATGTCCAACAGAGCATCAGCACGGCGGTCTCGGATGAGAAAGCAAGAGCACCTGACTGATCTGACGGCCCAAGTTGGTCTGTTGAGGAAAGAAAACAACCAAATCCTTCAAAGCATCAATGTCACGAACCAGCTCTACCTGAACCTTGAGGCTGAGAACTGTGTGCTCAGAGCCCAGGTGGCTGAGCTCACCAACAGGCTGCTGAGTCTGAATGATATTGTCGACTGCATTGACTCGACCAAATGGCTTCTGGACAATGAAGAGGACATGAGTGATCAGTTTGGTGGTGATGAGTTTCTTAATCCATGGAATAATCTTTGCTTCAATCAACCAGTTGACATGTTCATGTGCTGA